A region from the Nocardioides coralli genome encodes:
- the glgB gene encoding 1,4-alpha-glucan branching protein GlgB, which translates to MSTSTPIPVPTHELELLVRGEHGHPHAVLGPHEHDGAVTVRALKPLASSVVVRYGDTRVPLEHEHGGVWVGVLPDSEVPDYRLEVTYDGAPTTLDDPYRFLPTLGETDLHLINEGRHENLWEVLGTHVHRYEGPLGDVVTGTAFAVWAPSAKGVRVKGSFNHWDGREHPMRQLGTSGVWELFVPDIGSGTGYKFLILGADGQWREKADPMAFHTEVPPATSSVVFESTYAWGDDEWMAARASRQALVEPMSTYEVHLGSWRRRHGTPLSYAELADELVPYLTDLGFTHVEFLPVMEHPFGGSWGYQVTSYYAPTSRFGDPDGFRHLVDRLHQAGIGVIVDWVPAHFPKDDFALARFDGTPLYEDPNPSRGEHPDWGTYIFDFGRREVRNFLVANALYWLEEFHIDGLRVDAVASMLYLDYSREPDQWSPNVHGGRENLEAVQFLQEMNGTVGKRVPGALTIAEESTSWPGVTRPTSADGLGFHLKWNMGWMHDSLGYLERDPVHRAWHHGEMTFSIVYAWSEHYVLPLSHDEVVHGKGSLLRKMPGDRWQQLANLRAYLAYMWAHPGKQLVFMGAEIGQESEWAEARELDWWLLDHPEHRGVQSLVRDLNRVYRETPTLWTSDQDPEGFAWLDADDASRNVFSFLRRSADGEPLVCVSNFSPSPHGDYRLPLPAAGTWAEVLNTDSDTYTGSGVGNLGSVTGVEGEHHGQPAYADITVPPLATVWLRRTS; encoded by the coding sequence ATGAGCACCAGCACCCCGATCCCCGTCCCGACCCACGAGCTGGAGCTGCTCGTGCGCGGCGAGCACGGCCACCCGCACGCCGTGCTCGGACCGCACGAGCACGACGGTGCGGTGACGGTCCGTGCGCTCAAGCCGCTCGCGTCCTCGGTGGTGGTCCGCTACGGCGACACCCGGGTGCCGCTGGAGCACGAGCACGGCGGTGTCTGGGTCGGCGTGCTGCCCGACAGCGAGGTGCCCGACTACAGGCTGGAGGTCACCTACGACGGCGCCCCGACGACGCTGGACGACCCCTACCGCTTCCTGCCGACCCTGGGTGAGACCGACCTTCACCTCATCAACGAGGGCCGCCACGAGAACCTGTGGGAGGTGCTTGGCACCCACGTCCACCGCTACGAGGGCCCCCTCGGCGACGTCGTCACCGGGACCGCGTTCGCGGTCTGGGCGCCCTCGGCCAAGGGGGTGCGGGTCAAGGGGTCCTTCAACCACTGGGACGGCCGTGAGCACCCGATGCGCCAGCTCGGCACCTCGGGCGTCTGGGAGCTGTTCGTCCCCGACATCGGCAGCGGCACGGGCTACAAGTTCCTGATCCTCGGCGCCGACGGCCAGTGGCGGGAGAAGGCCGACCCGATGGCCTTCCACACCGAGGTGCCGCCGGCCACCTCCTCGGTCGTGTTCGAGTCGACCTACGCCTGGGGTGACGACGAGTGGATGGCGGCGCGTGCCTCGCGGCAGGCGCTCGTGGAGCCGATGTCGACCTACGAGGTCCACCTCGGCTCGTGGCGCCGCCGGCACGGCACGCCGTTGTCGTACGCCGAGCTGGCCGACGAGCTGGTGCCCTACCTCACCGACCTCGGCTTCACCCACGTGGAGTTCCTGCCTGTGATGGAGCACCCCTTCGGGGGGTCGTGGGGCTACCAGGTCACCTCCTACTACGCACCGACCTCGCGCTTCGGCGACCCCGACGGGTTCCGGCACCTCGTGGACCGGCTCCACCAGGCGGGCATCGGCGTCATCGTCGACTGGGTGCCGGCCCACTTCCCCAAGGACGACTTCGCCCTGGCCCGGTTCGACGGCACGCCGCTCTACGAGGACCCGAACCCGTCACGCGGGGAGCATCCCGACTGGGGGACCTACATCTTCGACTTCGGTCGCCGGGAGGTGCGCAACTTCCTGGTGGCCAACGCCCTCTACTGGCTGGAGGAGTTCCACATCGACGGGCTCCGCGTCGACGCGGTCGCCTCCATGCTCTACCTGGACTACTCGCGCGAGCCCGACCAGTGGAGCCCGAACGTGCACGGCGGGCGCGAGAACCTCGAGGCCGTGCAGTTCCTCCAGGAGATGAACGGCACCGTCGGCAAGCGGGTGCCCGGCGCGCTCACGATCGCGGAGGAGTCGACCTCGTGGCCCGGCGTGACCCGGCCGACCTCGGCCGACGGGCTCGGCTTCCACCTCAAGTGGAACATGGGGTGGATGCACGACTCCCTGGGCTACCTCGAGCGTGACCCGGTCCACCGGGCCTGGCACCACGGGGAGATGACGTTCTCGATCGTGTACGCGTGGTCCGAGCACTACGTGCTGCCGCTGAGCCACGACGAGGTCGTCCACGGCAAGGGTTCGCTGCTTCGCAAGATGCCCGGCGACCGGTGGCAGCAGCTGGCCAACCTGCGCGCCTACCTCGCCTACATGTGGGCCCACCCGGGCAAGCAGCTGGTGTTCATGGGCGCGGAGATCGGCCAGGAGTCGGAGTGGGCCGAGGCCCGCGAGCTCGACTGGTGGCTGCTCGACCACCCCGAGCACCGCGGCGTGCAGTCGCTGGTGCGCGACCTCAACCGGGTCTACCGGGAGACCCCGACGCTCTGGACCTCCGACCAGGACCCGGAGGGATTCGCCTGGCTCGACGCCGACGACGCCAGCCGCAACGTGTTCTCGTTCCTCCGTCGCTCCGCCGACGGCGAACCGCTGGTGTGCGTGTCCAACTTCTCCCCCAGCCCGCACGGCGACTACCGGCTCCCGCTGCCCGCGGCCGGCACCTGGGCGGAGGTCCTCAACACCGACAGCGACACCTACACCGGATCCGGTGTCGGCAACCTGGGGTCGGTGACGGGGGTCGAGGGCGAGCACCACGGCCAGCCGGCGTACGCCGACATCACGGTGCCGCCGCTCGCCACGGTGTGGTTGCGACGCACCAGCTGA
- a CDS encoding maltokinase N-terminal cap-like domain-containing protein, with translation MTLPLDEFVAGARWFGGKGRPFRLEGVRRLGVLGSLADGGPGLVVDLVTVAYDDAEGGKEYYQLPLSCYAKPQEALDHARVGEADDPDLGPCVVYDAVHDRAAMAHLLTAFDAPPAEGPLRFERLPGHDLDLETHSTLFSGEQSNSSVAFGDDSLLKLFRKITPGRNPDISVHEVLTRAGSDHVAALYGWLETDSLVEGEVLQLGMLQQFLRTASDGWELALASVRNLFAEGDLHAEEVGGDFAAEASRLGVALRETHETLAEHFPTRRRTTGEQAELTAAMHARLDAALGVVPELEDYADRLRRVFDAVADLSDVEIQQVHGDLHLGQTLRTVKGWKIVDFEGEPAKPLAERVLPDSPWRDVAGMLRSFDYAPQVVERTYSDADALGVEQRAYRAAEWSRRNRTAFLDAYAQHDLTDEEDALLSAYVADKAVYETVYEARNRPTWVAIPLAAIARVRTS, from the coding sequence GTGACCCTGCCACTCGACGAGTTCGTCGCCGGCGCGCGCTGGTTCGGCGGCAAGGGCCGGCCGTTCCGGCTCGAGGGCGTCCGCCGCCTCGGGGTGCTCGGCTCCCTCGCGGACGGCGGGCCCGGCCTCGTGGTCGACCTGGTGACCGTCGCCTACGACGACGCGGAGGGCGGCAAGGAGTACTACCAGCTCCCGCTCTCCTGCTACGCCAAGCCGCAGGAGGCCCTCGACCACGCGAGGGTGGGCGAGGCCGACGACCCCGACCTCGGGCCGTGCGTCGTCTACGACGCGGTCCACGACCGGGCGGCGATGGCTCACCTGCTGACGGCCTTCGACGCCCCGCCGGCGGAGGGTCCGCTCCGCTTCGAGCGGCTGCCGGGCCACGACCTCGACCTGGAGACGCACTCCACGCTCTTCTCCGGTGAGCAGTCCAACTCCTCCGTCGCCTTCGGCGACGACTCGCTCCTCAAGCTCTTCCGCAAGATCACGCCCGGCCGCAACCCCGACATCAGCGTCCACGAGGTGCTGACCCGTGCCGGTTCCGACCACGTCGCGGCCCTCTACGGCTGGCTCGAGACCGACTCCCTCGTCGAGGGAGAGGTGCTGCAGCTCGGGATGCTCCAGCAGTTCCTCCGCACGGCCAGCGACGGCTGGGAGCTCGCGCTCGCGAGCGTCCGCAACCTCTTCGCCGAGGGCGACCTGCACGCCGAGGAGGTCGGAGGTGACTTCGCCGCCGAGGCGTCCCGGCTGGGCGTCGCGCTGCGCGAGACCCACGAGACCCTCGCCGAGCACTTCCCGACCCGGCGGCGCACCACCGGCGAGCAGGCCGAGCTGACCGCCGCAATGCACGCGCGCCTCGACGCGGCACTCGGCGTGGTCCCCGAGCTCGAGGACTACGCCGACCGGCTGCGCCGGGTCTTCGACGCCGTCGCCGACCTGTCCGACGTGGAGATCCAGCAGGTCCACGGCGACCTCCACCTCGGGCAGACGCTGCGCACCGTCAAGGGGTGGAAGATCGTCGACTTCGAGGGCGAGCCGGCGAAGCCGCTGGCCGAGCGGGTGCTCCCGGACTCCCCGTGGCGCGACGTCGCCGGCATGCTCCGGTCCTTCGACTACGCCCCCCAGGTCGTCGAGCGCACCTACTCCGACGCTGACGCCCTCGGTGTCGAGCAGCGTGCCTACCGGGCAGCCGAGTGGTCGCGCCGCAACCGCACGGCGTTCCTGGACGCCTACGCCCAGCACGACCTGACCGACGAGGAGGATGCGTTGCTGTCGGCGTACGTCGCGGACAAAGCGGTCTACGAGACCGTCTACGAGGCCCGGAACCGACCGACCTGGGTGGCCATCCCCCTGGCCGCCATCGCCCGAGTGAGGACGTCATGA
- the treS gene encoding maltose alpha-D-glucosyltransferase, whose product MTEVVADEPIDPARLQPLGDTPEWFKTAVFYEVLVRSFRDSDGDGTGDFRGLIEKLDYLEWLGVDCLWVPPFFTSPLRDGGYDVADYTDILPECGTVDDFKLFIDEAHQRGIRVIIDFVMNHTSDAHPWFQESRRDPDGPYGDFYVWSDTDELYADARIIFVDTEPSNWTFDQQRGQYFWHRFFHHQPDLNFDNPKVHEAMLDAMDFWLAMGLDGFRLDAVPYLYERPGTNGENLPETHEFLKKVRTFVDEKYPGTVLLCEANQWPDDVVEYFGDPAVGGDECHMAFHFPVMPRIFMAVRRESRYPISEIMAQTPAIPDGCQWGIFLRNHDELTLEMVTDEDRDYMWAEYAKDPRMKANIGIRRRLAPLLEHDINRMELFTALLLSLPGSPVLYYGDEIGMGDNIWLGDRDGVRTPMQWTPDRNAGFSAATPGKLHLPLIQDPVTGYQSVNVEAQLENSSSLLHWTRRIIHARRDHPAFGLGSFSDLGGSNPSVLSYAREHTVEATGRQDMILCVNNLSRFPQPVELDLRRWEGMVPVELLGGVPFPPIGELPYLLTLGGYGFYWFRLTRPATDEGTTG is encoded by the coding sequence ATGACCGAGGTGGTGGCCGACGAGCCGATCGACCCCGCGCGGCTCCAGCCGCTCGGCGACACCCCCGAGTGGTTCAAGACAGCCGTCTTCTACGAGGTGCTGGTCCGGTCCTTCCGCGACTCCGACGGCGACGGCACCGGCGACTTCCGCGGTCTCATCGAGAAGCTCGACTACCTCGAGTGGCTCGGCGTGGACTGCCTCTGGGTGCCGCCGTTCTTCACCTCACCGCTGCGCGACGGCGGCTACGACGTCGCGGACTACACCGACATCCTCCCGGAGTGCGGGACGGTCGACGACTTCAAGCTGTTCATCGACGAGGCCCACCAGCGGGGCATCCGCGTGATCATCGACTTCGTCATGAACCACACCAGCGACGCCCATCCGTGGTTCCAGGAGTCACGCCGCGACCCCGACGGCCCCTACGGCGACTTCTACGTGTGGTCCGACACCGACGAGCTCTACGCCGACGCCCGGATCATCTTCGTCGACACCGAGCCGTCCAACTGGACCTTCGACCAGCAGCGCGGCCAGTACTTCTGGCACCGCTTCTTCCACCACCAGCCCGACCTCAACTTCGACAACCCGAAGGTCCACGAGGCGATGCTGGACGCGATGGACTTCTGGCTCGCGATGGGCCTCGACGGGTTCCGTCTCGACGCCGTCCCCTATCTCTACGAGCGACCGGGCACCAACGGGGAGAACCTGCCGGAGACCCACGAGTTCCTCAAGAAGGTCCGCACGTTCGTGGACGAGAAGTACCCCGGCACCGTGCTGCTCTGCGAGGCCAACCAGTGGCCTGACGACGTCGTGGAGTACTTCGGCGACCCGGCCGTCGGCGGGGACGAGTGCCACATGGCCTTCCACTTCCCCGTGATGCCGCGCATCTTCATGGCGGTCCGCCGTGAGTCGCGCTACCCCATCAGCGAGATCATGGCCCAGACCCCCGCCATCCCGGACGGGTGCCAATGGGGCATCTTCCTGCGCAACCACGACGAGCTGACGCTCGAGATGGTCACCGACGAGGACCGCGACTACATGTGGGCCGAGTACGCCAAGGACCCGCGGATGAAGGCCAACATCGGGATCCGCCGCCGTCTCGCTCCGCTGCTCGAGCACGACATCAACCGGATGGAGCTGTTCACGGCGCTGCTGCTCTCCCTGCCCGGGTCACCCGTCCTGTACTACGGCGACGAGATCGGGATGGGCGACAACATCTGGCTCGGTGACCGCGACGGCGTACGCACCCCCATGCAGTGGACGCCCGACCGGAACGCCGGCTTCTCGGCCGCGACGCCGGGCAAGCTCCACCTGCCGCTGATCCAGGACCCGGTCACCGGCTACCAGAGCGTCAACGTGGAGGCCCAGCTGGAGAACTCCTCGTCCCTGCTGCACTGGACCCGGCGCATCATCCACGCACGTCGCGACCACCCCGCCTTCGGGCTCGGCAGCTTCAGCGACCTCGGCGGCTCCAACCCCAGCGTGCTGTCCTACGCGCGCGAGCACACCGTCGAGGCCACCGGGCGCCAGGACATGATCCTGTGCGTCAACAACCTCTCCCGCTTCCCGCAGCCGGTCGAGCTCGACCTGCGTCGGTGGGAGGGCATGGTCCCGGTGGAGCTGCTCGGCGGGGTGCCGTTCCCTCCCATCGGCGAGCTGCCGTATCTCCTGACGCTGGGTGGGTACGGCTTCTACTGGTTCCGCCTGACCCGACCCGCCACCGACGAAGGGACCACGGGGTGA
- a CDS encoding alpha-1,4-glucan--maltose-1-phosphate maltosyltransferase — protein MVGRIPVMNVMPVVDLGRQPAKATVGEPFPVTATVFREGHDKLGAEVVLTGPDGVRRPPVRLHREGDQPDHYLAWVTPDAEGAWTFEIQAWSDPIATWQHDAGIKIPAGVDVDLMFLEGRLLLERVLADLGKGEKKAAAVVRSGVEAATDTTRPVEARLAALQAPELAAVLLEHPLRDLVTVEGPFPAYADRSRALFGSWYEFFPRSEGATLNEKTGKVTSGTFRTAAKRLDAVAAMGFDVIYLPPIHPIGEVNRKGPNNTLEPGPDDTGSPWAIGSKDGGHDAIHPDLGTMEDFDAFVARANSLGLEVALDYALQAAPDHPWVDSHPEWFTTRADGTIAHAENPPKKYQDIYPLNFDNDPSGISAEMLRIVRFWMDRGVRIFRVDNPHTKPVAFWEWLLREVRTTDPDVIFLSEAFTRPAMMRGLGAVGFHQSYTYFTWRTARGEIEDYLRELSRETDHLMRPNFFVNTPDILHAFLQYGGPAAFKIRAVLAATSSPSWGVYAGYELFEHVAVRPGSEEYLDSEKYQIRIRDWETAEAEGRSLAPYLTRLNEVRRAHPALQLLRNLVVHRTDDDHVIAYSKHHGDDLVVVVVNLDPHATRETTVHLDMPAIGRDWHDTMLVHDELTGETWSWGEHNYVRLDPGHEPAHVLTVRSGR, from the coding sequence ATGGTCGGACGCATCCCCGTCATGAACGTCATGCCCGTCGTCGACCTCGGACGACAGCCGGCGAAGGCCACGGTGGGCGAACCCTTCCCTGTCACCGCGACCGTCTTCCGGGAGGGGCACGACAAGCTGGGGGCCGAGGTCGTGCTCACCGGCCCCGACGGCGTGCGCCGCCCTCCGGTGCGGCTGCACCGGGAGGGCGACCAGCCCGACCACTACCTGGCCTGGGTCACCCCCGACGCCGAGGGCGCCTGGACCTTCGAGATCCAGGCGTGGTCGGACCCGATCGCCACCTGGCAGCACGACGCGGGCATCAAGATCCCGGCGGGGGTCGACGTCGACCTGATGTTCCTGGAGGGCCGCCTGCTGCTCGAGCGGGTGCTGGCCGACCTCGGCAAGGGCGAGAAGAAGGCGGCCGCCGTGGTCCGCAGCGGCGTCGAGGCCGCCACCGACACCACCCGGCCGGTCGAGGCGAGGCTGGCCGCGCTGCAGGCGCCCGAGCTCGCTGCCGTCCTCCTCGAGCACCCGCTGCGCGACCTGGTCACGGTCGAGGGCCCCTTCCCGGCCTACGCCGACCGCAGCCGGGCCCTCTTCGGCAGCTGGTACGAGTTCTTCCCACGCTCGGAGGGCGCGACCCTCAACGAGAAGACCGGCAAGGTCACCAGCGGCACGTTCCGCACGGCCGCCAAGCGACTCGACGCGGTGGCGGCCATGGGCTTCGACGTGATCTACCTGCCGCCCATCCACCCCATCGGCGAGGTCAACCGCAAGGGACCCAACAACACCCTCGAGCCCGGCCCCGACGACACGGGGTCCCCGTGGGCGATCGGGAGCAAGGACGGGGGCCACGACGCCATCCACCCCGACCTCGGGACGATGGAGGACTTCGACGCCTTCGTCGCCCGGGCCAACTCCCTGGGGCTGGAGGTGGCGCTCGACTACGCGCTCCAGGCGGCGCCCGACCACCCCTGGGTGGACAGCCACCCCGAGTGGTTCACGACCCGCGCCGACGGCACGATCGCGCACGCCGAGAACCCACCCAAGAAGTACCAGGACATCTATCCCCTCAACTTCGACAACGACCCGAGCGGGATCTCCGCGGAGATGCTGCGGATCGTCCGGTTCTGGATGGACCGCGGGGTGCGGATCTTCCGCGTCGACAACCCCCACACCAAGCCGGTGGCGTTCTGGGAGTGGCTGCTGCGCGAGGTGCGCACCACCGACCCCGACGTGATCTTCCTGTCCGAGGCGTTCACCCGGCCGGCGATGATGCGCGGCCTCGGCGCAGTGGGTTTCCACCAGTCCTACACCTACTTCACCTGGCGCACGGCCCGCGGCGAGATCGAGGACTACCTGCGCGAGCTGTCCCGCGAGACCGACCACCTGATGCGGCCGAACTTCTTCGTCAACACCCCGGACATCCTCCACGCCTTCCTCCAGTACGGCGGGCCGGCGGCGTTCAAGATCCGGGCCGTGCTGGCGGCCACCTCCTCCCCCAGCTGGGGCGTCTACGCCGGCTACGAGCTGTTCGAGCACGTGGCCGTGCGACCCGGCAGCGAGGAGTACCTCGACTCGGAGAAGTACCAGATCCGGATCCGCGACTGGGAGACCGCCGAGGCGGAGGGCCGGTCGCTGGCGCCGTACCTGACGCGACTCAACGAGGTGCGTCGCGCCCACCCCGCGCTGCAGCTCCTGCGCAACCTGGTCGTCCACCGCACCGACGACGACCACGTCATCGCCTACAGCAAGCACCACGGTGACGACCTCGTCGTCGTGGTCGTCAACCTCGACCCGCACGCGACCCGCGAGACGACCGTCCACCTCGACATGCCGGCCATCGGGCGCGACTGGCACGACACGATGCTGGTCCACGACGAGCTGACCGGTGAGACCTGGTCGTGGGGCGAGCACAACTACGTCCGCCTCGACCCCGGCCACGAGCCGGCCCACGTGCTGACGGTCAGGAGCGGCCGATGA